A genomic window from Sporosarcina sp. Marseille-Q4063 includes:
- a CDS encoding CsbA family protein — MDSFVTKFILAAIMPALLVVLFTRITFHHVVGLLLTAGLIAASVYAGYTHNWVLYTVDAISLTVGFWYASRMVKRAREHLDIE, encoded by the coding sequence ATGGATTCATTCGTAACGAAATTCATACTTGCGGCTATCATGCCTGCTTTATTAGTCGTATTGTTTACACGCATTACATTTCATCATGTAGTGGGTCTTTTATTAACGGCAGGGTTAATAGCGGCTTCAGTTTACGCGGGATATACACATAACTGGGTTTTGTATACGGTGGATGCCATATCGTTAACGGTTGGCTTTTGGTATGCAAGCCGAATGGTAAAGCGAGCGCGTGAACATTTGGATATAGAATAG
- the addA gene encoding helicase-exonuclease AddAB subunit AddA has product MNIPVKPDGLTFTDEQWKAIWASGRDVLVSAAAGSGKTKVLISRMIEKVVDVNNPIDVDELLVVTFTNAAAAEMRHRMAEALEEAIAEKPESVHLRRQLSLLNKAQISTLHSFCQNVVRQYAYLLDIDPGFRIADSTEVALLRDDTISEVLETAYSSENPESIYRLADSFTSDRDDQMIETLISRLYDYSRVHPSPEKWLRLIPDQYEIEKISSVDELKFIEPLKTAIRHTLEEAAALTGDLRRIALMPEGPAALAGTAETDLMWIDEAIRRITVGTWEETYAFFGTLKWVRAGAIKKDSCDEGLADRAKKIRDVVKKIINDLKEKYFIRTPNRLLDEIKLMAPAMHTLIDLVIEFGRRYETVKIDRGIVDFSDLEHYALRILSVEIDGKLLPSDIAIDYRKRFSEVLVDEYQDTNLLQETIVNLVKNGDEKDGNLFMVGDVKQSIYGFRLAEPNLFLGKYKNFTTTGEKSGLKIDLNANFRSRKEVLDSTNFIFSQVMGARVGDIDYDEAAALKYGAQYPVKEVPAELTVLYEDDEADMVEDDQGEQSIKSSQAEARFISNRIKELMASGAEVTDAFSDKKRPLEYRDIVILMRSMTWSAEFVEEFKLAGIPIHANLSRGYFEALEVMIMLNTLRVIDNPYQDIPLASVLRSPFIGMTENELAKIRLADKNAPFYDALKSFMATGGAGIEPRTQEKLQRFIGQFKDWRNLARRGSLSELIWQVYTDTHYYEMVGAMPNGQQRQANLRALHDRAIDYEKTSFRGLFRFLRFIDRMRKRGDDVGEARSLTETEDVVRLMTIHSSKGLEFPYVFISGIARQFNKMDFNEAYLFDQHFGLAVKAIDPDNRITYTSLPFLAMKEKKELEMRAEEMRILYVAMTRAKEYLELIASVKDIEREIGKWQDAQLVDPSLMLPEYTRSRANSYLDWIGPAVARHPDFGKFDVLPGGQFVADSSKWKIDALPFSSVMNVHLQQEGAMEDEALIPDDDDGTSDEVDEQLYDEVKRRFDWSYEFSNSVVKRSKQTVSELKRLSILAQQEEEDPFMEKGDEVSTAYLHARPNFMQTRTLTPAEIGTAMHTIMQHIDFKIEQNSETIGQLITSLQTRQLLTQEEANAVHVNQVTQFFKSNMAKRVKRSAQVLRELPFTYAHDGDDGDYQIIQGIADCLFEEEDGWVLLDYKTDRVQGRFDSSGEIENEMQDRYGIQLNLYRRAIESIINVETKEMALYLFDGESTVLIQGDEEK; this is encoded by the coding sequence ATGAACATACCCGTGAAACCTGATGGACTTACGTTTACTGATGAGCAATGGAAAGCGATATGGGCTTCCGGCAGAGATGTTCTGGTTTCTGCTGCCGCCGGTTCGGGGAAAACCAAAGTACTCATATCGAGGATGATTGAAAAAGTCGTCGATGTGAATAACCCAATCGACGTGGATGAATTACTCGTTGTTACGTTTACAAATGCAGCAGCTGCTGAAATGCGTCATCGAATGGCAGAGGCGCTTGAAGAAGCCATTGCAGAAAAACCTGAATCTGTTCATTTGCGCAGACAATTGAGTTTGTTGAATAAAGCGCAGATATCTACGCTTCACTCGTTTTGCCAAAATGTCGTTCGGCAGTACGCTTATTTACTCGATATCGATCCAGGTTTTAGAATCGCTGACAGCACAGAAGTCGCTCTACTTCGCGATGATACGATTAGTGAAGTGCTCGAAACCGCGTACAGTTCAGAAAACCCGGAGTCGATTTATAGACTGGCAGATAGTTTTACTTCGGATAGAGACGACCAAATGATTGAGACGCTTATTAGTCGTTTATACGATTATTCGCGGGTGCATCCGTCTCCGGAGAAGTGGTTGCGCCTTATCCCGGACCAATATGAAATCGAGAAAATCAGCTCAGTCGATGAACTTAAATTTATCGAACCTTTAAAAACTGCGATTCGCCATACACTTGAAGAAGCGGCTGCGTTAACAGGCGATTTAAGACGCATCGCTTTAATGCCTGAAGGACCCGCGGCACTTGCTGGAACTGCAGAAACCGATTTAATGTGGATTGATGAAGCCATCAGACGCATTACAGTTGGAACTTGGGAAGAAACATACGCGTTTTTCGGAACGCTAAAATGGGTTAGGGCAGGAGCAATAAAAAAAGATTCCTGCGATGAGGGGCTTGCGGACCGTGCGAAAAAAATACGAGATGTCGTTAAAAAGATTATCAATGATCTTAAAGAAAAGTATTTTATTCGAACACCAAACCGGCTTCTTGATGAAATTAAATTAATGGCACCGGCAATGCATACGTTAATCGACTTGGTGATTGAGTTTGGAAGACGTTATGAAACCGTGAAAATTGACCGAGGAATTGTAGATTTTTCGGATTTAGAACATTATGCTTTACGGATTTTGTCCGTTGAAATTGATGGCAAACTGCTGCCGTCTGATATCGCCATTGATTACCGCAAACGATTTTCCGAAGTACTTGTTGATGAATATCAAGATACCAATCTACTGCAAGAAACCATCGTGAATTTGGTGAAAAACGGCGATGAAAAAGACGGGAATCTATTTATGGTAGGGGATGTCAAACAGTCTATTTATGGTTTTCGACTTGCTGAACCAAATCTTTTTCTTGGGAAGTATAAAAACTTTACCACAACCGGCGAAAAATCTGGCTTGAAAATCGATTTGAACGCGAATTTTAGAAGCCGCAAAGAAGTGTTGGATTCGACGAATTTCATCTTTTCCCAAGTGATGGGCGCTCGTGTCGGAGATATCGATTACGATGAGGCGGCTGCGCTTAAATACGGCGCACAGTACCCGGTTAAAGAAGTACCCGCTGAACTGACGGTACTTTATGAAGACGATGAAGCAGATATGGTTGAAGACGATCAAGGCGAACAAAGTATTAAAAGTTCTCAAGCAGAAGCACGTTTTATCAGTAATCGCATTAAAGAATTAATGGCGTCAGGGGCTGAAGTAACAGATGCATTTTCCGATAAAAAACGCCCGCTCGAGTACCGAGATATCGTCATTTTAATGCGGTCGATGACTTGGTCTGCTGAATTTGTTGAAGAATTCAAGCTGGCTGGCATTCCAATCCATGCAAACTTGTCTCGCGGTTATTTCGAAGCGCTCGAAGTGATGATCATGTTAAATACATTACGTGTCATTGATAATCCATATCAGGATATCCCGCTGGCATCTGTTCTTCGTTCGCCGTTTATCGGCATGACTGAAAATGAGTTGGCCAAGATTCGGTTAGCTGATAAAAATGCTCCGTTTTATGATGCCTTAAAGTCATTTATGGCAACAGGCGGTGCTGGTATCGAACCAAGAACACAAGAGAAATTGCAACGATTTATCGGGCAATTTAAAGACTGGAGAAACTTGGCGCGCCGGGGATCATTATCCGAACTGATTTGGCAAGTTTATACGGATACGCATTATTACGAAATGGTTGGCGCCATGCCGAATGGACAACAGCGACAGGCAAATCTTCGCGCGCTTCATGATCGTGCCATTGATTATGAAAAAACATCTTTCCGCGGCCTATTCCGCTTTCTTCGATTTATCGACCGGATGAGAAAACGGGGCGATGATGTAGGCGAAGCCAGGTCACTTACTGAAACAGAAGATGTTGTTCGATTAATGACCATTCATTCATCAAAAGGTCTTGAGTTTCCATATGTTTTCATTTCGGGTATTGCTCGGCAGTTCAATAAAATGGATTTCAACGAAGCTTATTTATTCGACCAACATTTTGGATTAGCAGTAAAAGCAATCGATCCGGATAATCGAATTACGTATACATCTTTGCCGTTTTTGGCGATGAAAGAGAAAAAGGAACTCGAAATGCGCGCCGAAGAAATGCGTATATTATATGTCGCGATGACAAGAGCAAAAGAATATCTCGAGCTGATCGCTTCTGTTAAAGATATTGAAAGAGAGATTGGGAAGTGGCAAGACGCTCAACTGGTCGATCCTTCATTGATGTTGCCTGAATATACGCGTTCTAGGGCAAATAGTTATCTCGATTGGATTGGTCCCGCAGTCGCGAGACATCCAGACTTCGGTAAATTTGACGTGCTTCCTGGTGGACAGTTCGTTGCCGATTCGTCGAAGTGGAAGATAGATGCACTGCCGTTTTCATCGGTCATGAATGTCCATTTACAGCAAGAAGGTGCCATGGAAGACGAAGCTTTAATTCCTGACGATGATGATGGTACATCAGATGAAGTTGATGAACAGCTTTATGATGAAGTGAAAAGACGTTTTGATTGGTCATACGAGTTTAGCAATTCGGTTGTAAAACGGTCGAAACAAACAGTTAGCGAATTGAAAAGACTTTCGATTCTTGCACAACAGGAAGAAGAGGATCCATTTATGGAAAAAGGGGATGAAGTAAGTACGGCATATCTCCATGCACGACCTAACTTCATGCAAACTCGGACGCTAACGCCTGCAGAAATCGGTACGGCGATGCATACAATCATGCAGCATATTGATTTTAAAATCGAGCAAAACTCGGAGACTATCGGGCAATTAATTACTTCGCTTCAAACGCGTCAATTATTAACGCAAGAAGAGGCGAACGCAGTGCATGTCAATCAAGTCACTCAGTTTTTCAAATCAAATATGGCGAAAAGGGTGAAACGATCAGCACAAGTATTGCGTGAATTGCCGTTTACGTATGCGCATGACGGCGATGACGGAGATTATCAAATTATCCAAGGAATCGCGGATTGTTTATTCGAAGAAGAAGATGGTTGGGTTTTACTGGATTACAAAACCGACCGTGTTCAGGGAAGATTCGATTCATCTGGCGAAATTGAAAATGAAATGCAAGACCGTTACGGAATTCAGCTGAATTTGTATAGGCGTGCAATCGAATCGATTATCAATGTCGAAACTAAAGAAATGGCGCTTTACCTTTTTGATGGGGAAAGTACCGTGCTTATTCAGGGGGACGAAGAAAAGTGA
- a CDS encoding AzlC family ABC transporter permease: MENNTFFSGLKAGMSIAIGYFPVALTFGLLAKTAGLSMMEATAMSIFVYAGASQYIALSLIADAVNPLLIVMNTFVVNIRHFLMTASLNEKLKPEKRWIKAIYSFGITDESFSMLATSKNKKITTAFTFGVTLIAYGSWVIFTAIGHVVGANLPLFLQAAMSIALFAMFVGLLVPSMKGNRKVVMLASIAAVIHCFFYFTGLLSTGWAILVATLISSVFVEVIYANHRKKSEMVYSREGE, encoded by the coding sequence ATGGAGAATAACACGTTTTTTTCTGGTTTAAAAGCCGGAATGAGCATTGCAATTGGCTATTTTCCCGTTGCGCTCACATTTGGACTGCTCGCAAAAACTGCCGGTCTCTCAATGATGGAAGCGACAGCAATGAGTATTTTCGTTTATGCGGGTGCTTCACAATACATAGCTTTAAGCCTAATCGCTGATGCAGTCAATCCTTTATTAATCGTCATGAATACGTTCGTCGTGAACATTCGACATTTTCTTATGACTGCCTCATTAAATGAAAAGTTGAAGCCTGAAAAACGATGGATTAAAGCCATTTATTCGTTCGGGATCACCGATGAATCATTTTCAATGCTCGCCACAAGTAAAAACAAAAAAATAACAACTGCGTTTACCTTTGGAGTTACTTTGATTGCATATGGAAGTTGGGTTATTTTCACTGCCATCGGACATGTTGTCGGCGCAAATTTGCCACTCTTTTTGCAAGCCGCAATGTCAATCGCTCTTTTTGCAATGTTCGTCGGACTTCTTGTACCGTCCATGAAAGGAAACCGAAAAGTTGTCATGTTAGCAAGTATAGCTGCCGTTATTCATTGTTTTTTTTATTTCACAGGACTTCTATCAACCGGCTGGGCAATCCTCGTCGCAACATTAATCTCATCGGTTTTCGTTGAAGTTATTTATGCGAACCATCGTAAAAAATCAGAGATGGTTTATTCAAGGGAGGGGGAGTAA
- the addB gene encoding helicase-exonuclease AddAB subunit AddB, with translation MSLRFITGRSGSGKTTRIQREIAEELKRDPLGAPIFIIVPDQMSFSVEHSLSVNYGLNGIIRAQVVTFKRLAWRILQEVGGITRKEVNGFGYRMLVRSVLEEHHDEFKLFRQAANKRGFTEQIGTLLQEFGRYAVDFTTMHELHDQLLDANAPRTLIDKASDLSLLLAKIEEKLGTSYVDSEGHLALLAMQIPHADILKGADIYIDGFESFTKREYEIITELLKYGNRVTVALPMESDLTGSADHELFFNPVRTSLRLRGIAYLESIDVEEDFHMDEVMRFENDDLKHLEASFDQYPTSSKPSNGHVTFIEAADRRAEVHAVARKIRELMLLGKRYKDLAILYRQPEKYDELIETIFPHYEIPVFISRKKPMLHHPLIELSRSVLEAVTSGWSYESIFRAVKTDLFFPHGEDLTLWRERADRLENYILARGIYGSRWFDDSRWIVKRYRGLELHSDVQTDEELAMQEDLHRIRDLIREPLQKFEKQMKKSKNGKEVAEALFIFIEQLRAYDKVIDLRAEEERAGRLLGATEHEQAWNGWIDVLDQFVLMFGDKELKPSDAARILDEGFDSLEFTRIPPSLDQVTVSSIEVSSLMNIDAVFILGVNDGVLPKRIDNEGILSDVDREWFSQVGFELAPTSKMKLMDETFIAYRAFTAPREKLYISYPVADEEGKALLPSLYIARISQLLPGIKVESAVMDPSELAGDEDRFAYISHPRAALPFAAMKLKEAAHTQKIAPEWLAVLAYYERDVYWSSVLGRIRRPLEVGNTTDKLTIDLTKGLYGDSFVSSVSRIESYYSCPFQHYASFGLGLQDRSEYTLEAPAIGDLFHAALKWISDETMRLGKSWAELTKEECWRLASDAVDDITPYFFNRILSSTNRYVYIKRKLVQVIQRTIYSLSTQAKSTNFKPIAIEAGFGPGEKLPSLEIPLRMGKPLQLRGRIDRIDASEIKGKNYIRVIDYKSSARELNLAEVYYGLSLQMMTYLDVALEHVDELLGFHADPAGLLYVHVHNPMIRPVDELSAQLLEDEIAKSYKMRGFLLEHPEVAEAMDVEIGSSSRIIPAAFRKDGSFTKRSKVLASEDLEMMRSYVRTRHQMAGNAMLAGDTRVYPYKLKDKMPCQFCSYRSVCQFDQTDPAQQYRNYEMLDADTSLAKMREEVLGDDEHTRET, from the coding sequence GTGTCATTACGTTTTATTACTGGAAGATCAGGTTCTGGAAAAACGACGCGGATTCAAAGAGAAATTGCCGAAGAACTTAAGCGGGATCCACTAGGGGCTCCTATATTTATAATCGTTCCAGACCAAATGTCTTTTTCGGTCGAACATAGTTTATCCGTCAATTACGGATTGAATGGAATCATTCGTGCACAAGTTGTCACGTTTAAACGATTAGCTTGGCGGATTCTTCAAGAAGTCGGCGGGATTACTCGCAAAGAAGTAAATGGTTTTGGATACCGCATGCTTGTCCGAAGTGTCTTGGAAGAGCATCATGATGAGTTTAAGTTATTTCGTCAAGCGGCGAACAAACGAGGTTTTACGGAGCAGATTGGTACCTTATTACAAGAGTTCGGTCGCTACGCTGTTGATTTTACTACGATGCATGAACTGCACGACCAACTGCTCGATGCAAATGCACCGCGAACATTAATCGATAAAGCAAGTGATTTATCACTTCTGCTTGCAAAAATTGAAGAAAAGCTTGGCACATCTTATGTAGACAGTGAAGGTCATTTGGCGCTTCTTGCCATGCAAATTCCACATGCGGACATATTAAAAGGAGCCGACATTTATATTGACGGCTTCGAAAGCTTCACGAAGAGAGAATACGAAATTATTACGGAACTTCTGAAATATGGAAATCGCGTTACAGTGGCATTGCCCATGGAGTCTGACTTAACGGGCTCGGCGGATCATGAATTATTTTTCAATCCAGTGCGGACTTCTTTACGTTTGCGTGGCATCGCTTATTTGGAATCTATTGACGTTGAAGAGGATTTTCATATGGATGAAGTCATGCGCTTTGAAAATGATGATTTGAAACATCTTGAGGCATCATTCGATCAGTATCCGACTAGTTCAAAACCGTCGAATGGCCACGTCACGTTTATTGAAGCGGCTGATCGACGCGCTGAAGTTCATGCAGTGGCAAGAAAGATTCGTGAATTGATGTTGTTAGGAAAACGGTATAAAGATCTTGCCATATTGTATCGACAACCGGAAAAATACGATGAATTAATCGAAACGATTTTTCCGCATTATGAAATTCCGGTCTTCATCAGTCGGAAAAAACCGATGTTGCACCATCCGCTCATTGAATTATCGCGTTCCGTATTGGAAGCGGTCACTTCTGGTTGGTCTTATGAATCGATATTTCGCGCAGTGAAGACAGATTTATTTTTCCCGCATGGAGAAGATTTGACTCTATGGCGTGAACGAGCAGACCGCCTTGAAAATTATATCCTTGCAAGGGGCATTTACGGGTCTCGTTGGTTTGATGATTCGCGTTGGATAGTGAAGCGATATCGCGGTCTTGAATTGCATTCAGACGTGCAAACCGATGAAGAACTTGCGATGCAAGAAGACTTGCATCGTATTCGTGATTTAATCAGAGAACCACTTCAAAAGTTTGAAAAGCAAATGAAGAAATCCAAGAACGGCAAAGAAGTAGCAGAAGCATTATTTATATTCATCGAGCAACTTCGAGCTTATGATAAAGTTATTGACCTGCGAGCGGAAGAAGAGCGTGCGGGACGACTTCTCGGCGCAACTGAACATGAACAAGCGTGGAACGGATGGATTGACGTTCTTGATCAGTTTGTGTTGATGTTCGGAGATAAAGAGTTGAAACCGAGTGACGCGGCCCGCATTTTAGATGAGGGATTCGACTCGTTGGAATTTACTCGAATTCCGCCTTCGTTGGACCAAGTAACTGTGTCGTCGATTGAAGTTTCTAGTTTAATGAATATCGACGCGGTCTTTATCTTAGGTGTAAATGACGGTGTGCTCCCAAAAAGAATCGATAATGAAGGAATTTTATCGGATGTCGATCGGGAATGGTTTTCTCAAGTTGGTTTTGAACTTGCGCCGACATCGAAAATGAAATTAATGGACGAGACATTCATCGCATACCGCGCATTTACTGCGCCGCGAGAAAAGTTATATATTTCATACCCAGTCGCAGATGAAGAAGGGAAAGCGCTTCTCCCGTCCTTATATATTGCAAGGATCTCGCAACTTCTACCGGGAATCAAAGTAGAATCCGCAGTCATGGATCCGTCCGAATTGGCGGGAGATGAAGACCGGTTTGCGTATATTAGCCATCCTAGGGCGGCATTGCCGTTTGCAGCGATGAAACTTAAAGAGGCGGCACATACGCAGAAAATTGCGCCGGAATGGCTGGCTGTGCTGGCCTATTATGAAAGAGATGTCTATTGGTCTTCCGTTCTCGGTCGTATTCGTCGACCGTTGGAAGTCGGCAATACAACCGATAAACTGACGATTGATTTGACGAAAGGTTTATACGGCGATTCTTTCGTATCTAGTGTTTCGCGAATAGAATCCTATTATAGTTGCCCGTTTCAACATTACGCTTCTTTCGGACTTGGTTTGCAAGATCGATCGGAGTATACGCTTGAAGCACCTGCTATTGGTGATTTATTCCACGCGGCACTTAAATGGATTTCGGACGAAACAATGCGGCTCGGCAAGTCCTGGGCTGAATTGACAAAAGAAGAATGCTGGCGATTAGCCTCCGATGCAGTGGATGATATTACGCCGTATTTTTTCAACAGGATCCTGTCATCAACGAACCGTTACGTATACATTAAGCGGAAATTAGTGCAAGTTATTCAACGGACGATTTATTCGCTTAGTACACAAGCTAAATCGACAAACTTTAAGCCGATTGCAATCGAGGCGGGGTTTGGACCGGGCGAGAAGTTGCCTTCATTGGAAATTCCTCTCCGAATGGGGAAACCATTGCAACTGCGCGGCCGAATTGACCGAATCGATGCATCTGAGATTAAAGGGAAAAACTATATTCGCGTTATTGATTATAAATCTTCAGCAAGAGAACTTAACTTGGCCGAAGTGTATTATGGATTGTCTTTGCAAATGATGACGTACCTCGACGTGGCGCTTGAGCATGTTGACGAATTGCTCGGTTTCCATGCGGATCCGGCAGGTTTACTGTATGTCCACGTTCATAATCCGATGATTCGTCCAGTCGATGAACTTTCTGCTCAACTTTTGGAGGATGAAATTGCCAAGTCTTATAAAATGCGCGGCTTTTTACTAGAGCATCCTGAGGTGGCAGAAGCGATGGATGTTGAAATTGGCAGTTCGTCAAGGATTATTCCGGCAGCATTCAGAAAAGATGGATCTTTTACAAAGAGATCGAAAGTTTTGGCATCGGAAGATTTAGAAATGATGCGTTCTTATGTAAGAACGCGACATCAAATGGCTGGAAATGCAATGTTGGCGGGAGATACGCGTGTATATCCGTATAAGTTAAAAGATAAAATGCCTTGCCAATTTTGTTCATACCGTTCCGTTTGTCAATTTGATCAAACTGATCCGGCACAACAATATCGAAATTACGAAATGTTAGATGCAGATACATCACTTGCAAAAATGCGTGAGGAGGTGCTTGGTGATGATGAACATACCCGTGAAACCTGA
- a CDS encoding AzlD domain-containing protein yields the protein MGPTYWWMLFGMALVTYIPRMIPLTFLDGKELPPIVSGVLRNIPYAVLGALIFPGILFVQEGNILFGIIGAGAAFLIAIVGGGVMSVVLGTIGVLAVYSLFI from the coding sequence TTGGGACCGACTTATTGGTGGATGCTATTTGGAATGGCGCTAGTTACATATATTCCTAGAATGATTCCCCTGACTTTTTTAGACGGTAAAGAATTACCGCCTATCGTATCCGGTGTTCTTCGAAACATTCCATACGCGGTACTCGGGGCTCTTATTTTTCCCGGCATTTTATTCGTACAAGAAGGTAATATTCTTTTCGGCATTATCGGAGCTGGCGCAGCATTTTTAATCGCAATAGTAGGCGGCGGCGTCATGTCTGTCGTGTTAGGTACAATCGGGGTACTTGCTGTTTATAGTTTATTTATATAA
- a CDS encoding DUF418 domain-containing protein codes for MRLSPTTVENRIEALDITRGFALLGIFIANMLLFHTPYLHVDPYSWFINGDAATFKWIDIFVQGSFYPIFALLFGYGINMQYEKSIQRNTPFVPIMARRLWILLGIGLLHGLFIWSGDVLFTYAVMGFLLLIFVRIPAKWLALFAGVLYIIPAAFMYIVTKLLMKANSNLLMSDYVDTHQIERSIEAFGSGSFGNIFVFRFFEWLLIGLGGTFMGFFIVLPIIMFGAALSKWKVIERAKEFKIRLVVIAVLSLAAGIWIKLLPHLKKPTLDLIQLQDTIGNVILAAGYVSLLLLLCTIPLFRVVFRPIGKAGRMSLTTYIMQSVVATLIFYSYGFGLYGKVDLGTGTWIALGVFAVQVMFAELWLSKFRMGPLEWFWRKGTYGRNLTKKEE; via the coding sequence GTGAGGTTGTCACCAACGACTGTAGAAAATCGAATCGAAGCGCTTGATATAACGCGGGGATTTGCCCTTTTGGGGATTTTCATCGCGAATATGTTGCTTTTTCATACGCCTTATTTACATGTGGACCCATACTCATGGTTCATAAATGGGGATGCGGCAACTTTCAAGTGGATCGATATTTTTGTGCAAGGTAGTTTTTATCCGATATTCGCTTTGTTATTCGGCTACGGCATTAACATGCAATATGAAAAATCAATCCAACGAAACACCCCGTTCGTCCCTATTATGGCAAGGCGATTATGGATATTGCTCGGCATTGGCTTATTGCACGGCCTCTTCATCTGGTCCGGCGATGTATTGTTCACGTATGCGGTCATGGGCTTTTTGCTACTAATATTTGTACGGATTCCTGCAAAATGGCTTGCCTTATTTGCAGGAGTTCTATACATTATTCCGGCTGCTTTCATGTACATCGTGACGAAATTATTAATGAAAGCGAATTCGAATCTATTAATGAGTGATTACGTTGATACGCACCAGATTGAACGTTCGATTGAAGCATTTGGATCTGGTTCTTTCGGGAACATTTTTGTTTTCAGGTTTTTCGAGTGGCTACTCATTGGACTCGGCGGGACATTTATGGGATTTTTCATCGTATTACCGATTATCATGTTTGGGGCGGCTTTATCTAAATGGAAAGTTATTGAACGCGCGAAAGAATTTAAAATTCGATTGGTCGTAATAGCGGTATTATCATTGGCTGCGGGAATTTGGATTAAATTACTTCCGCATTTGAAGAAACCGACATTAGATTTAATTCAACTCCAGGATACGATTGGAAATGTCATATTAGCCGCTGGTTATGTAAGTTTGCTTTTACTATTATGTACCATCCCATTATTTCGCGTTGTTTTTAGACCTATTGGAAAAGCGGGGCGCATGTCTTTAACGACCTATATCATGCAATCAGTTGTCGCGACGCTTATTTTTTATTCGTATGGTTTTGGATTGTACGGCAAGGTAGATCTAGGGACGGGTACGTGGATTGCACTTGGTGTCTTTGCGGTTCAAGTTATGTTCGCAGAGCTATGGCTTTCGAAATTTCGGATGGGTCCACTTGAATGGTTTTGGAGAAAAGGGACTTACGGAAGAAATTTGACGAAAAAAGAGGAATAG
- a CDS encoding TVP38/TMEM64 family protein, producing the protein MNEWLDVDKIIELSQQYRAFGPLIGILLPFIESFLPFLPLFVFVFANASAFGLGYGILLSWAGTTAGSYAVFILIRKYGENRVFRFLTKSSRVQKLIKWVDRNGFGPLFLFICFPFTPSALVNLVAGLSGIRKTHYLFTLMAGKLVMICTVSFIGYDLKALLTQPIRTAIVAVVVVLLWLIGKRLEHRLTKKVEADYHQVKDGREKKETY; encoded by the coding sequence GTGAATGAATGGTTAGATGTAGATAAAATTATAGAATTGTCACAACAATATAGAGCATTTGGACCATTAATCGGAATCCTGTTACCATTTATCGAATCGTTTCTCCCTTTCTTACCTTTATTTGTATTTGTTTTTGCGAATGCGAGTGCTTTTGGATTAGGGTATGGCATTCTATTATCATGGGCAGGCACGACCGCCGGTTCATATGCTGTGTTTATATTGATTCGAAAATATGGTGAAAATCGGGTATTTCGCTTTTTAACAAAAAGCTCACGTGTACAAAAACTGATCAAATGGGTAGACCGCAATGGATTCGGGCCATTATTCTTATTCATCTGCTTTCCTTTTACGCCATCTGCCTTAGTAAACTTGGTGGCTGGTTTATCGGGTATAAGGAAAACGCATTACCTATTCACGTTAATGGCTGGAAAACTCGTAATGATTTGTACTGTGAGTTTTATAGGATATGATTTAAAGGCACTGCTTACACAACCGATTCGAACTGCGATTGTTGCAGTCGTTGTTGTTTTGCTTTGGTTGATTGGAAAAAGACTGGAGCATCGTTTAACTAAAAAAGTAGAGGCAGATTATCATCAAGTGAAAGACGGACGTGAAAAAAAGGAAACCTACTAA